In Streptomyces alboniger, the following are encoded in one genomic region:
- the glgX gene encoding glycogen debranching protein GlgX, which translates to MRTWTGRPFPLGSTYDGEGTNFALFSEVADRVDLVLVHEDGTHRNITLPEVDGFIWHCYLPGVGPGQRYGYRVHGPWDPAAGHRCNPAKLLLDPYAKAFEGQVDNDAALYERAADGPEPADSAAHTLLSVVTDPSFPWEGDRPLRRPYAETVIYETHVRGLTLTHPGVPDELRGTYAGLATEAVIDHLVALGVTAVELMPVHQYVQDGFLRDRGLSNYWGYTSIGFFAPHNAYAARGSRGQQVTEFKSMVKKLHAAGLEVILDVVYNHTAEGNENGPTLAFRGIDNASYYRLAQDDPAHYFDTTGTGNSLLMRHPNVLQLVMDSLRYWVTEMHVDGFRFDLAATLARQFHDVDRLSAFFDLVQQDPVVGRVKLIAEPWDVGEGGYQVGNFPPLWSEWNGKYRDCVRDFWRGEDHSLAEFASRLTGSSDLYQHDRRRPRASVNFVTAHDGFTLRDLVSYNDKHNEDNGEDNRDGESANRSWNCGVEGPTTDEGILELRARQQRNFLATLMLSQGIPMLAHGDELGRTQRGNNNAYCQDNEISWIDWDLDDDQRDLVDFTRRAIALRAAHPVLRRRRFFRGETATHEGQPLPDLVWLRPDAREMTEGDWQRPDAHAVAAFLNGDAIAEPDSRGRPVVDDSFLLLLNSHREQVVFRLPDASYGERWTARIDTSDPLGLSDEAEHKADGEVVLQAHSLLLLSRSSLARSRTKRPTRPAR; encoded by the coding sequence GTGCGCACCTGGACCGGACGCCCTTTCCCCCTGGGCTCCACCTACGACGGCGAAGGAACCAACTTCGCCCTGTTCAGCGAGGTCGCCGACCGCGTCGACCTCGTCCTCGTCCACGAGGACGGCACCCACCGGAACATCACGCTCCCGGAGGTCGACGGCTTCATCTGGCACTGCTACCTGCCCGGCGTCGGCCCGGGTCAGCGCTACGGCTACCGGGTGCACGGCCCCTGGGACCCCGCGGCGGGCCACCGGTGCAATCCGGCGAAGCTCCTCCTCGACCCCTACGCCAAGGCGTTCGAGGGGCAGGTGGACAACGACGCCGCTCTCTACGAACGCGCGGCGGACGGGCCCGAGCCCGCCGACAGCGCCGCCCACACCCTGCTCTCGGTGGTGACGGACCCGTCCTTCCCCTGGGAGGGCGACCGGCCGCTGCGGCGGCCCTACGCCGAGACCGTGATCTACGAGACGCATGTGCGCGGCCTGACCCTCACGCACCCGGGCGTCCCCGACGAGCTGCGGGGCACCTACGCGGGCCTCGCCACGGAGGCGGTCATCGACCACCTCGTCGCGCTGGGGGTGACCGCCGTCGAGCTGATGCCGGTGCACCAGTACGTGCAGGACGGCTTCCTGCGCGACCGCGGCCTGTCCAACTACTGGGGGTACACCTCCATCGGCTTCTTCGCCCCGCACAACGCCTACGCGGCGCGCGGCTCCCGCGGCCAGCAGGTCACCGAGTTCAAGTCGATGGTCAAGAAGCTCCACGCGGCGGGGCTCGAGGTGATCCTGGACGTGGTCTACAACCACACCGCCGAGGGCAACGAGAACGGCCCGACCCTCGCCTTCCGCGGCATCGACAACGCCTCGTACTACCGCCTGGCCCAGGACGACCCGGCGCACTACTTCGACACCACCGGCACCGGCAACAGCCTGCTGATGCGGCACCCCAACGTCCTCCAGCTGGTCATGGACTCGCTGCGGTACTGGGTCACCGAAATGCACGTGGACGGCTTCCGCTTCGATCTGGCCGCCACCCTCGCACGCCAGTTCCACGACGTGGACCGGCTCTCGGCCTTCTTCGACCTGGTGCAGCAGGACCCGGTGGTGGGCCGCGTCAAGCTCATCGCCGAGCCCTGGGACGTCGGCGAGGGGGGATATCAGGTCGGCAACTTCCCGCCCCTGTGGTCGGAGTGGAACGGCAAGTACCGGGATTGCGTACGGGACTTCTGGCGCGGCGAGGACCACTCGCTCGCCGAGTTCGCCTCACGCCTGACCGGCTCCTCCGATCTCTACCAGCACGACCGCCGCCGCCCGCGCGCCAGCGTCAACTTCGTGACCGCGCACGACGGCTTCACGCTGCGCGACCTCGTCTCGTACAACGACAAGCACAACGAGGACAACGGCGAGGACAACCGGGACGGCGAGAGCGCGAACCGGTCGTGGAACTGCGGCGTCGAGGGCCCCACCACCGACGAGGGCATCCTGGAGCTGCGCGCGCGCCAGCAGCGCAACTTCCTCGCCACCCTCATGCTCTCGCAGGGCATCCCGATGCTCGCCCACGGCGACGAGCTGGGCCGCACCCAGCGGGGCAACAACAACGCCTACTGCCAGGACAACGAGATCTCCTGGATCGACTGGGACCTCGACGACGACCAGCGCGACCTCGTCGACTTCACCCGGCGGGCCATCGCGCTGCGTGCCGCGCACCCGGTGCTGCGGCGGCGCCGCTTCTTCCGCGGGGAGACCGCCACGCACGAGGGCCAGCCGCTGCCGGACCTCGTGTGGCTGCGGCCCGACGCGCGGGAGATGACGGAGGGCGACTGGCAGCGGCCCGACGCCCATGCCGTGGCCGCCTTCCTCAACGGCGACGCGATCGCGGAGCCCGACTCCCGCGGCAGGCCCGTGGTGGACGACTCCTTCCTGCTCCTGCTGAACAGCCACCGCGAGCAGGTCGTCTTCCGGCTCCCGGACGCCTCGTACGGGGAACGCTGGACGGCACGCATCGACACCTCGGACCCGCTGGGCCTCTCGGACGAGGCCGAGCACAAGGCGGACGGCGAGGTCGTCCTCCAGGCACACAGTCTGCTGCTGCTCTCGCGGTCGTCCCTGGCCCGGAGCCGCACGAAGAGGCCGACGCGACCGGCACGGTGA
- a CDS encoding pep a2 → MKTAIPCYYHLEVEISPERIDQVRRILAAHLRHWGLGILVEPVCHCAGVLLRAVEEHGTDKNAVVEMWWNGQHLITAVSDNERDLPHPHYGPQGYLAQIAAMSDGWGNYPATNGKIIWFSHRARCPERAPLAPPSPAPALRVARPLPREVPVAALATPAEEEPVVVGAAPGAHTQRAEASWPRMVERSTASSPEPRTATTM, encoded by the coding sequence ATGAAGACTGCAATCCCCTGTTACTACCACCTCGAGGTGGAGATCAGCCCGGAGAGGATCGATCAGGTCAGGCGCATTCTGGCCGCACATCTCCGGCACTGGGGTCTGGGGATTCTCGTCGAGCCCGTGTGCCACTGCGCCGGTGTGCTGCTCCGGGCGGTCGAGGAACACGGAACGGACAAGAACGCCGTGGTCGAGATGTGGTGGAACGGACAGCACCTCATCACCGCCGTGTCGGACAACGAGCGGGACCTTCCGCACCCGCACTACGGCCCGCAGGGCTACCTGGCGCAGATCGCCGCGATGAGCGACGGCTGGGGCAACTACCCGGCGACCAACGGCAAGATCATCTGGTTCTCGCACCGCGCCCGGTGTCCCGAACGCGCCCCGCTGGCGCCCCCTTCGCCCGCACCCGCACTGCGGGTGGCGCGCCCGCTGCCGCGGGAGGTGCCCGTCGCCGCGCTCGCGACTCCGGCGGAGGAGGAGCCGGTGGTCGTCGGAGCCGCCCCGGGTGCCCACACCCAGCGCGCCGAGGCATCTTGGCCCAGGATGGTGGAGCGATCCACGGCGTCGTCCCCCGAGCCGCGCACGGCGACCACCATGTGA
- the glgB gene encoding 1,4-alpha-glucan branching enzyme: MSATAATAAAPDRVPAAPLDARDRQRLLSGTHHDPHALLGAHPVPGGVAFMALRPHARSVTLVTEEGTAGLTDMGDGLFSGVLPLAAIPEYRLRVAYDDQGAGIECEDPYRFLPALGELDLHLIGEGRHEELWKALGAHPMIHQGVAGTRFTVWAPNARGVRVCGDFCHWDGSAAYPMRSLGSTGVWELFVPGMEEGALYKFDIARPDGSHTLRADPMARRAEVPPATASVVTRSTYVWGDDAWMEHRAERPVCQAPFSVYEVHLASWRPGLTYRQLAEQLTAYVAEAGFTHVEFMPVAEHPFSGSWGYQVTGFYAPTSRMGTPDDFRHLVDTLHQAGIGVILDWVPAHFPKDDWALAAFDGEHLYEPQDPRRAEHPDWGTLTFDYGRREVRNFLVANASYWCEEFHIDGLRVDAVASMLYLDYSRDEGQWAPNESGGRENLDAVAFLQEMNATVYRRSPGVVTIAEESTAWDGVTRATHDSGPGAPSSPARGGLGFGLKWNMGWSHDSLEYISRDPVYREYHHNEMTFAMVYAYSENYVLPLSHDEVVHGKQSLVSKMPGDWWQRRANHRAYLGFMWAHPGKQLLFMGQEFAQGAEWSQEGGLDWGLLDRSYPARPDHHGVLRLVRDLNHQYRATPALWERDSEPAGFSWIVTDAAQDNVLAFLRHAADGAPLLAVCNFSPVVRDAYPLGVPEEPHAWREVLNTDAACYGGGDVRNPQPLKPEPEGAHGRPARLRVTLPPLATVWLRPE, from the coding sequence ATGTCAGCAACGGCAGCGACAGCAGCAGCCCCGGACCGCGTTCCCGCCGCCCCGCTCGACGCGCGGGACCGGCAGCGCCTCCTGTCGGGCACGCACCACGACCCGCACGCGCTGCTCGGCGCGCACCCGGTGCCCGGCGGCGTCGCGTTCATGGCCCTGCGCCCGCACGCCCGGTCGGTCACGCTCGTCACCGAGGAGGGGACGGCCGGGCTGACCGACATGGGCGACGGCCTGTTCTCCGGTGTGCTGCCCCTCGCCGCGATCCCCGAGTACCGGCTGCGCGTGGCCTACGACGACCAGGGCGCCGGGATCGAGTGCGAGGACCCCTACCGCTTCCTGCCCGCACTGGGCGAACTCGACCTGCACCTGATCGGTGAGGGCCGGCACGAGGAACTGTGGAAGGCGCTGGGCGCGCACCCGATGATCCACCAGGGCGTCGCCGGCACGCGTTTCACCGTGTGGGCGCCGAACGCGCGAGGGGTGAGGGTCTGCGGGGACTTCTGCCACTGGGACGGGTCCGCCGCCTACCCGATGCGCTCGCTCGGCTCGACCGGCGTGTGGGAGTTGTTCGTACCCGGGATGGAGGAGGGGGCGCTCTACAAGTTCGACATCGCCCGCCCCGACGGCTCGCACACCCTGCGCGCGGACCCGATGGCCCGCCGCGCCGAGGTGCCCCCGGCGACCGCGTCCGTCGTCACGCGCTCCACGTACGTGTGGGGAGACGACGCGTGGATGGAACACCGCGCCGAGCGCCCCGTCTGCCAGGCGCCCTTCTCCGTGTACGAAGTCCATCTGGCCTCGTGGCGACCGGGGCTGACCTACCGCCAGCTGGCCGAGCAGCTCACGGCCTACGTCGCCGAAGCGGGCTTCACCCATGTGGAGTTCATGCCGGTGGCCGAACATCCCTTCAGCGGGTCCTGGGGCTACCAGGTCACCGGCTTCTACGCCCCGACATCCCGCATGGGCACGCCCGACGACTTCCGCCACCTGGTCGACACGCTGCACCAGGCGGGCATCGGCGTGATCCTCGACTGGGTGCCCGCCCACTTCCCCAAGGACGACTGGGCGCTGGCGGCCTTCGACGGGGAGCACCTCTACGAGCCGCAGGACCCGCGGCGGGCCGAACACCCCGACTGGGGCACCCTCACCTTCGACTACGGCCGCAGGGAAGTGCGCAACTTCCTCGTCGCCAACGCCAGTTACTGGTGCGAGGAGTTCCACATCGACGGGCTGCGCGTCGACGCGGTCGCCTCCATGCTCTACCTCGACTACTCGCGCGACGAGGGGCAGTGGGCCCCCAACGAGTCCGGCGGCCGGGAGAACCTGGACGCGGTCGCGTTCCTCCAGGAGATGAACGCGACGGTCTACCGGCGCTCTCCCGGAGTGGTCACCATCGCCGAGGAGTCGACGGCGTGGGACGGGGTCACGCGCGCCACGCACGACAGCGGGCCGGGCGCCCCCAGCAGTCCGGCACGCGGCGGCCTCGGCTTCGGCCTGAAGTGGAACATGGGCTGGTCGCACGATTCGCTGGAGTACATCAGCCGCGACCCGGTGTACCGCGAGTACCACCACAACGAGATGACGTTCGCGATGGTGTACGCGTACAGCGAGAACTACGTCCTGCCTCTCTCGCACGACGAGGTGGTCCACGGAAAGCAGTCGCTGGTCTCCAAGATGCCCGGCGACTGGTGGCAGCGGCGCGCCAACCACCGTGCCTACCTCGGCTTCATGTGGGCCCACCCCGGCAAGCAACTCCTCTTCATGGGGCAGGAGTTCGCGCAGGGCGCCGAGTGGTCACAGGAAGGCGGCCTGGACTGGGGGCTGCTCGACCGCTCCTATCCGGCGCGGCCGGACCACCATGGCGTCCTGCGGCTGGTACGGGACCTCAACCACCAGTACCGCGCGACGCCCGCCCTCTGGGAGCGGGACAGCGAACCGGCCGGATTCTCGTGGATCGTGACGGACGCGGCCCAGGACAACGTCCTGGCGTTCCTGCGTCATGCCGCGGACGGGGCGCCGCTCCTCGCGGTGTGCAACTTCTCGCCGGTCGTCCGCGACGCCTACCCGCTCGGTGTTCCCGAGGAGCCGCACGCCTGGCGGGAGGTCCTCAACACCGACGCGGCCTGCTATGGCGGCGGGGACGTGCGCAACCCGCAGCCGCTGAAGCCCGAACCCGAGGGCGCCCACGGCCGCCCGGCCCGCCTGCGCGTCACCCTGCCGCCGCTGGCCACGGTGTGGCTGCGCCCGGAGTGA
- a CDS encoding VOC family protein — protein sequence MHHDNRTPPGPDATTAPGGNGRSTRTGSVLSESAVGAPCWVSLTARDLSTAQRFYGAVMGWQFRPAKLGEQFSVATAHGDPVAGVGAIASSLQIAVAWTPYFAVLSADETVSRVRERGGTTAVGPIPFPNGRAALLSDRDGAVFGIWEGEILTSWRSELHSAPAWLRLRTRDAFDAAIFYGEVLDWACGRPECCEVRYQQEEVVVYSAGRPTARLSSGAVEADPDPAVRPHWQVHFTVADVEACVRATAENGGHVVDQDLSAQPPLATLRDPDGAQFRVVAGDPGQPPV from the coding sequence ATGCACCACGACAACAGGACGCCTCCGGGTCCGGACGCGACGACGGCCCCGGGCGGGAACGGCCGGAGTACCAGGACCGGGTCGGTGCTGAGCGAGTCGGCGGTCGGCGCCCCCTGCTGGGTCAGCCTGACGGCACGCGACCTCTCCACCGCACAAAGGTTCTACGGAGCGGTGATGGGGTGGCAGTTCCGCCCGGCCAAGCTCGGCGAGCAGTTCTCCGTCGCCACGGCCCACGGCGACCCCGTGGCCGGGGTCGGCGCCATCGCCTCGTCCCTCCAGATCGCGGTGGCCTGGACGCCCTACTTCGCGGTGCTGAGCGCCGACGAGACGGTCAGCCGCGTGCGGGAGCGCGGCGGCACGACGGCGGTGGGCCCGATCCCCTTCCCCAACGGGCGCGCGGCCCTGCTCTCCGATCGCGACGGCGCCGTCTTCGGCATCTGGGAGGGCGAGATCCTCACCAGTTGGCGCAGCGAACTCCACTCGGCGCCCGCGTGGCTGCGGCTGCGCACGCGCGACGCCTTCGACGCCGCCATCTTCTACGGCGAGGTCCTCGACTGGGCGTGCGGGCGGCCCGAGTGCTGCGAGGTGCGCTACCAACAGGAAGAAGTGGTGGTCTACAGCGCGGGCCGCCCCACGGCCCGGCTGAGTTCGGGCGCCGTCGAGGCCGATCCGGACCCGGCGGTCCGCCCGCACTGGCAGGTCCACTTCACTGTCGCGGACGTCGAGGCGTGTGTGCGGGCCACGGCCGAGAACGGCGGGCACGTGGTCGACCAGGACCTCTCGGCCCAGCCGCCGCTGGCCACGCTGCGGGACCCCGACGGCGCGCAGTTCAGGGTGGTCGCCGGGGACCCGGGGCAGCCGCCGGTCTGA
- a CDS encoding maltokinase N-terminal cap-like domain-containing protein yields the protein MLKTATQSPGSLSPPRLLTSLAGILRAWLPEQRWFAGKGRPVADLAVLSMTELHPGCLHLLIRTGPAGPPEDCYQLILGVREHLPHRLHHAVVGRPEAGPLAGLTVYDALLDPWSAGLLLERLRVPGEMGPLRFERDARTVVPEGLPPRLLGGEQSNTSLVYGDAFILKLFRRVQYGVNPDLEVPWALARRGCARVPAPVAWFWTTEPRTATLGVLQPFLPEATDGWTLALRSLSTGEDFTDESYELGRATAEVHLALAQAFGSEPPDPYGGSPLAAAMTGRLETAARQMEALVPYVSRLKTAYGAVAGRGPGREAQRVHGDLHLGQVLKARQEWFIIDFEGEPARPLDERRRAQAPIRDIAGMLRSFDYAAHSRRPWRSQWVKRCREAYCAGYAAESTWDPRTEAELLRAYETDRAVYEALYEARHRPDWLPVPMAAIARLAEES from the coding sequence ATGCTGAAGACCGCAACGCAGTCGCCCGGAAGCCTCAGCCCGCCGCGGCTGCTGACCTCATTGGCCGGAATACTTCGCGCGTGGCTGCCCGAGCAGCGCTGGTTCGCCGGCAAGGGCCGGCCCGTCGCCGACCTGGCCGTCCTGTCCATGACCGAGCTGCACCCCGGGTGTCTGCACCTGCTGATCCGCACGGGGCCCGCCGGGCCTCCCGAAGACTGCTACCAACTGATCCTCGGCGTACGGGAACACCTGCCGCACCGGCTCCACCACGCGGTCGTCGGCCGCCCCGAAGCGGGTCCGCTCGCCGGCCTCACCGTCTACGACGCCCTCCTGGACCCCTGGTCGGCGGGGCTGCTCCTCGAACGCCTGCGGGTCCCCGGCGAGATGGGCCCCCTGCGCTTCGAGCGGGACGCGCGGACCGTCGTGCCGGAGGGGCTGCCGCCCCGGCTCCTCGGCGGGGAGCAGTCCAACACCTCGCTGGTGTACGGGGACGCGTTCATCCTGAAGCTGTTCCGCCGCGTGCAGTACGGCGTCAACCCGGACCTGGAGGTGCCGTGGGCCCTGGCCCGCCGTGGCTGCGCCCGGGTACCCGCCCCCGTGGCCTGGTTCTGGACGACCGAGCCGCGCACGGCGACGCTCGGCGTGCTCCAGCCGTTCCTGCCCGAGGCGACCGACGGCTGGACCCTCGCGCTGCGCTCCCTCTCCACGGGCGAGGACTTCACCGACGAGTCCTACGAACTTGGGCGCGCCACCGCCGAGGTGCATCTCGCGCTGGCCCAGGCCTTCGGCTCCGAGCCCCCGGACCCGTACGGGGGCAGCCCGCTGGCCGCCGCCATGACCGGGCGCCTGGAGACCGCGGCCCGGCAGATGGAGGCGCTGGTCCCCTACGTGTCCCGGCTGAAGACCGCGTACGGCGCCGTGGCGGGCCGCGGCCCCGGCCGAGAGGCCCAGCGCGTCCACGGCGACCTGCACCTCGGTCAGGTGCTCAAGGCCCGGCAGGAGTGGTTCATCATCGACTTCGAGGGCGAACCCGCGCGCCCGCTCGACGAACGCCGGCGGGCCCAGGCCCCGATACGGGATATCGCGGGCATGCTCCGCTCCTTCGACTACGCCGCCCACAGCCGCCGCCCATGGCGCTCCCAGTGGGTGAAGCGCTGCCGGGAGGCCTACTGCGCGGGGTACGCGGCGGAGTCGACGTGGGATCCGCGTACGGAGGCCGAGCTTCTGCGGGCCTACGAGACGGACCGAGCGGTGTACGAGGCGCTCTACGAGGCCCGCCACCGCCCCGACTGGCTGCCCGTCCCCATGGCGGCGATCGCCCGCCTCGCAGAGGAGAGCTGA
- a CDS encoding maltotransferase domain-containing protein — protein MLLLPTKAEVARHLDQYRAWERLLLADPADRAVRMHFENTAYTLCVLMGESTARLAAEAAEHYLGLRPARRQQQASGVRPVVRRRRPRPARQSLAEERAMTRAPQSGPAAPTTSSAPTGPVLLGVPVSDVRPVIDCGRRPVKAVPGETFQVTATLFGEGHEPVGANVVLLGPDGRAGPWTPMRELAPGSDRWGARVTPDAEGRWTYAVEAWADPVTGWRRAAEVKIPAGLDTEVTLEEGALLYERAADGVPDGPGRRTLRAAVDALRDELRPPDGRLAAALAPEVDAVLARHPLRERVTRSRALPLVVERRRALFGSWYEFFPRSEGAVVREGEPPVSGTFRTAAERLPAVAAMGFDVVYLPPIHPIGTTFRKGPNNSLSSGPQDVGVPWAIGSPEGGHDAVHADLGALEDFDAFVRRAGELGLEVALDFALQCSPDHPWVDKHPEWFRHRADGSIAYAENPPKKYQDIYPLAFDRDLPGLIAETVRLLRFWMGHGVRIFRVDNPHTKPVVFWEEVIARINGTDPDVIFLAEAFTRPAVMRALAQAGFQQSYTYFTWRNTKPELTEYVTELSRETVHFLRPNFFVNTPDILSGYLQDGGRPAFEARAVLAATLAPSWGVYAGFELCENTAAGPGSEEYLHSEKYELRPRDWAAAEREGRTIAPLITTLNGIRRRHRALHQLRNLRFHHADNDALIVYSKREGQDLVLVVVNLDPHHTQEGTVRLDLPHLGLDRHETVPVRDELSGETYQWGDANYVRLGPGGAHVLVRPEPGENGGSPTS, from the coding sequence GTGTTGCTGCTGCCTACGAAGGCTGAGGTCGCGCGGCATCTGGACCAGTACCGGGCGTGGGAGCGCTTGTTGCTCGCCGACCCCGCGGACCGCGCCGTGCGGATGCACTTCGAGAACACCGCGTACACGCTGTGCGTACTGATGGGCGAGAGCACGGCCCGGCTCGCCGCCGAGGCGGCCGAGCACTACCTGGGGCTGCGGCCGGCGCGCCGTCAGCAGCAGGCGTCCGGCGTCCGCCCGGTCGTGCGCCGCCGCCGTCCGCGCCCCGCGCGCCAGAGCCTGGCAGAGGAGAGAGCGATGACCCGAGCTCCGCAGTCGGGCCCGGCCGCCCCGACGACCTCATCGGCGCCCACGGGCCCGGTCCTTCTCGGCGTGCCCGTCTCCGACGTCCGTCCCGTGATCGACTGCGGCCGCCGCCCGGTGAAGGCCGTCCCCGGCGAAACCTTCCAGGTCACGGCCACGCTCTTCGGCGAGGGACACGAGCCGGTCGGCGCCAATGTCGTGCTGCTCGGCCCCGACGGGCGGGCCGGCCCCTGGACCCCCATGCGCGAACTGGCCCCGGGCAGCGATCGCTGGGGTGCGCGGGTGACGCCGGACGCGGAAGGCCGCTGGACGTACGCCGTCGAGGCGTGGGCGGACCCGGTGACCGGCTGGCGCCGCGCCGCCGAGGTCAAGATCCCGGCCGGTCTCGACACCGAGGTGACGCTCGAAGAAGGGGCGCTGCTGTACGAGCGTGCCGCCGACGGAGTGCCGGACGGCCCCGGACGCCGGACGCTGCGGGCCGCCGTGGACGCGCTGCGCGACGAACTGCGGCCGCCTGACGGCCGCCTCGCGGCAGCGCTCGCCCCGGAGGTGGACGCGGTGCTCGCCCGGCACCCGCTGCGTGAACGGGTCACCCGCTCGCGCGCGTTGCCCCTCGTGGTGGAACGGCGGCGGGCTCTGTTCGGTTCCTGGTACGAGTTCTTCCCGCGTTCGGAGGGGGCTGTGGTCCGGGAGGGGGAGCCGCCGGTGTCGGGGACGTTCCGCACAGCTGCCGAGCGGCTGCCGGCGGTCGCCGCGATGGGCTTCGACGTGGTGTACCTGCCGCCGATCCACCCGATCGGCACGACCTTCCGCAAGGGCCCCAACAACTCGCTCTCCTCGGGCCCCCAGGACGTCGGTGTGCCGTGGGCGATCGGCTCTCCGGAGGGCGGACACGACGCCGTACACGCGGACTTGGGGGCCCTGGAGGACTTCGACGCCTTCGTGCGGCGTGCGGGGGAGCTGGGTCTGGAAGTCGCGCTGGACTTCGCGTTGCAGTGTTCGCCGGATCATCCGTGGGTGGACAAGCACCCGGAGTGGTTCCGGCACCGGGCGGACGGCTCCATCGCCTACGCGGAGAACCCGCCGAAGAAGTACCAGGACATCTACCCGCTCGCCTTCGACCGGGACTTGCCGGGGCTGATCGCTGAGACGGTTCGGCTGCTGCGGTTCTGGATGGGGCACGGCGTACGGATCTTCCGCGTCGACAATCCCCACACCAAGCCGGTCGTGTTCTGGGAGGAGGTGATCGCCCGGATCAACGGCACCGACCCGGACGTCATCTTCCTCGCCGAGGCCTTCACCCGCCCCGCCGTCATGCGGGCGCTGGCGCAGGCCGGGTTCCAGCAGTCCTACACGTATTTCACCTGGCGGAACACCAAGCCCGAACTGACCGAGTACGTCACCGAGTTGTCTCGGGAGACCGTGCACTTCCTACGCCCGAACTTCTTCGTGAACACACCCGACATCCTGTCCGGGTACCTCCAGGACGGCGGTCGCCCCGCCTTCGAGGCGCGGGCGGTGCTGGCCGCCACGCTCGCGCCGAGCTGGGGCGTCTACGCGGGCTTCGAACTGTGCGAGAACACCGCGGCCGGACCGGGCAGTGAGGAGTACCTGCACTCGGAGAAGTACGAACTGCGCCCGCGGGACTGGGCGGCGGCCGAGCGGGAGGGCCGCACCATCGCGCCGCTCATCACCACTCTCAACGGGATCCGCCGACGCCACCGCGCCCTGCACCAGCTCAGGAACCTCCGTTTCCACCACGCCGACAACGACGCGCTCATCGTCTACAGCAAGCGCGAGGGCCAGGACCTGGTCCTGGTGGTCGTCAACCTCGACCCCCACCACACCCAGGAGGGCACGGTCCGTCTGGACCTGCCGCACCTCGGTCTCGACCGGCACGAGACGGTGCCGGTGCGCGACGAGTTGAGCGGCGAGACCTACCAATGGGGTGACGCCAACTACGTGCGTCTCGGTCCGGGCGGCGCCCATGTGCTCGTCCGGCCGGAGCCGGGGGAGAACGGAGGGTCACCCACATCATGA